In uncultured Bacteroides sp., one genomic interval encodes:
- a CDS encoding polyprenol monophosphomannose synthase — protein sequence MQASDSIVIIPTYNEKENIENIIRAVFGLDKIFHILIIEDGSPDGTASIVKRLQLEFPERLFMIERKGKLGLGTAYITGFKWAIENKYDFIFEMDADFSHSPNDLPRLYHACTVLGGDVAIGSRYVSGVNVVNWPMGRVLMSYFASKYVRFITGIPVADTTAGFKCYRREVLETIELDKIKFKGYAFQIEMKFMAYKSGFNILEVPVIFINRELGSSKMNSGIFGEAVMGVLQLKFDSFFRKYPQKK from the coding sequence ATGCAAGCCTCCGACAGTATCGTTATTATTCCAACCTATAATGAAAAGGAAAACATTGAAAATATAATCCGCGCAGTTTTCGGATTAGATAAAATATTTCACATATTAATCATTGAAGATGGTTCACCGGACGGCACAGCTTCTATCGTGAAACGACTACAACTTGAGTTTCCTGAACGTTTGTTTATGATTGAACGTAAGGGAAAGCTTGGACTTGGTACAGCATACATCACTGGTTTTAAATGGGCTATAGAAAATAAATACGATTTTATTTTTGAAATGGATGCCGATTTTTCTCACAGCCCTAATGATTTGCCTCGTCTTTATCACGCATGTACAGTTCTGGGAGGAGATGTAGCCATCGGTTCACGCTATGTAAGTGGTGTAAACGTGGTGAACTGGCCAATGGGACGAGTACTTATGTCTTACTTTGCATCAAAATATGTTCGTTTTATCACAGGTATTCCGGTTGCAGATACCACTGCCGGATTTAAATGCTACCGCCGTGAAGTATTGGAAACTATTGAACTGGATAAAATAAAGTTCAAGGGATATGCATTCCAGATTGAGATGAAATTCATGGCTTATAAGTCTGGCTTCAATATATTGGAAGTCCCTGTGATTTTCATTAACCGTGAATTGGGTTCCTCAAAAATGAACAGTGGAATATTCGGAGAAGCAGTAATGGGAGTTCTTCAATTAAAATTTGATAGTTTCTTCCGCAAATACCCTCAAAAGAAATGA
- a CDS encoding glucosamine-6-phosphate deaminase yields MKTNLSSQITLNRVSTKYYKPENAFERSVLTRFEKIPTDIYESVDEGAHQIATEIAFTIREKQKAGRFCVMALPGGNSPRSIFDELVRMHREEALSFRNVIVFTLYEYYPLAPDAVNSNLKTLQTMFLDQVDINKQNIFSPDGTIPKDTIFEHCRLYEQRIESFGGIDILLLGIGRVGNIGFNEPGSQANSNTRLILLDNTSRNDAAKLFGGTENVPISSITMGISTILAAKKIFLMAWGDDKAQMIKETVEGKVTDTIPASYLQMHNKTRVAIDLSAASNLTRIQRPWLVTSCEWNDKLIRSAIVWLCMLTKKPILKLTNKDYNENGLSELLALFGSAYNVNIKIFNDLQHTITGWPGGKPNADDTYRPERAKPYPKRVIVFSPHPDDDVISMGGTVRRLVEQKHDVHVAYETSGNIAVGDEEVVRFMHFINGFNQLFDANSDVIDKKYKEIRAFINNKKEGDFDNADMLRLKGLIRRGEARTACSYAGIKSDHVHFLDLPFYETGKIQKSPISEKDVEIVRALLQEVKPHQIFVAGDLADPHGTHRVCTDSVLAAIDLEKSEKWMKECRIWMYRGAWAEWEIEHIEMAVPISPEELRLKRNTILKHQSQMEGAPFLGNDERLFWQRSEDRNRSTAALYDSLGLASYEAIEAFVEYIPL; encoded by the coding sequence ATGAAGACTAATCTAAGTTCACAAATCACACTAAATCGGGTTTCAACAAAATACTACAAACCTGAAAATGCATTTGAACGTTCTGTTCTAACTCGTTTTGAAAAGATCCCTACCGATATTTATGAATCAGTAGATGAAGGTGCCCACCAAATAGCTACAGAAATAGCCTTCACCATCAGGGAAAAGCAAAAGGCTGGACGTTTCTGCGTTATGGCTCTTCCTGGCGGAAATTCTCCACGCTCTATATTCGATGAATTAGTTCGTATGCATCGCGAAGAAGCTCTTAGTTTTCGCAATGTTATTGTATTTACTCTCTATGAATATTATCCATTAGCACCTGATGCCGTAAACAGCAATCTGAAGACATTGCAAACAATGTTCTTAGATCAGGTAGATATTAATAAACAAAATATATTTAGTCCTGACGGTACAATTCCTAAAGATACAATTTTTGAACATTGTCGCTTGTACGAACAAAGAATTGAAAGCTTTGGTGGAATTGATATTTTATTATTAGGAATTGGTCGCGTAGGAAATATTGGTTTTAACGAACCTGGATCACAGGCAAATTCAAATACACGTCTGATTTTATTAGACAATACATCACGAAATGATGCTGCCAAGTTATTTGGTGGAACAGAAAATGTTCCTATCAGTTCTATTACAATGGGTATTTCAACTATACTTGCTGCAAAGAAAATATTCCTGATGGCATGGGGAGATGATAAGGCTCAAATGATAAAAGAAACAGTAGAAGGCAAAGTTACTGATACAATTCCAGCATCATACTTACAGATGCACAACAAAACTCGTGTTGCTATTGATCTTTCTGCTGCATCAAATCTTACACGTATACAGCGTCCTTGGCTAGTTACTTCATGCGAATGGAACGATAAATTAATCCGTAGTGCAATTGTATGGCTTTGTATGTTGACTAAAAAACCTATTCTTAAGTTAACTAACAAGGACTACAACGAAAACGGACTTAGCGAGTTATTAGCTCTTTTCGGTTCTGCATACAATGTTAACATAAAGATATTTAATGATTTACAGCATACTATTACAGGATGGCCAGGTGGAAAGCCAAATGCCGATGACACATACCGTCCTGAACGTGCAAAGCCATATCCTAAACGTGTAATTGTATTTTCTCCTCACCCGGATGATGATGTAATTTCTATGGGAGGTACTGTAAGACGTCTTGTTGAGCAAAAACATGATGTACATGTTGCTTATGAAACATCTGGAAACATTGCGGTTGGAGATGAAGAAGTAGTACGTTTCATGCATTTCATAAACGGTTTCAATCAGCTTTTTGACGCAAATAGCGATGTTATAGATAAGAAATACAAAGAAATCAGAGCATTTATCAATAACAAAAAAGAAGGAGATTTTGACAATGCAGATATGCTTCGTCTTAAAGGATTAATTCGTAGAGGAGAAGCTCGCACAGCTTGTTCATATGCAGGTATCAAATCAGATCATGTTCATTTCCTTGACCTTCCTTTTTATGAAACAGGAAAGATTCAAAAATCTCCTATTTCTGAAAAAGATGTTGAAATAGTACGTGCTCTACTTCAGGAAGTGAAACCTCATCAGATTTTTGTGGCAGGTGACTTAGCCGACCCACACGGTACTCACCGTGTTTGTACTGATTCTGTTCTTGCTGCTATTGATTTGGAGAAAAGTGAAAAATGGATGAAAGAGTGCCGTATCTGGATGTACCGAGGTGCATGGGCAGAATGGGAAATTGAACACATTGAAATGGCTGTTCCTATTTCTCCGGAAGAATTGAGGCTGAAAAGAAATACTATTTTGAAGCATCAGTCACAAATGGAAGGTGCGCCATTCCTTGGCAATGATGAGCGTTTATTCTGGCAACGTTCTGAAGATCGTAACCGCAGTACTGCTGCATTATACGATAGTTTAGGATTAGCATCCTATGAAGCAATCGAAGCTTTTGTAGAATATATACCTCTATAA
- a CDS encoding xanthan lyase: MKIKYILFLLLIVFAVKGTAQDIDKNVEERLKNFFENYTCSTAQIGKTNLSSFKIDYDAKKLDIYASESFAYQPFLPEIVEGIYRHISQILPGPVCYFKTTVYSDGKPIEELIPNIYRKRKKDKSRLSGDIDYKGTPWVNNISHPIDISRGLQSRHIALWQSHGKYFKNGNGNETINGDGNGAGKGNGSKNGAGDGKWLWQRPRLFCTSEDLFTQSIVIPYLIPMLENAGANVFTPRERDIQKNEVIVDNDNKQSESLYIEVKNRKRYWNTSDIAGFAQRKSSYQDGENPFKDGTIRYIKTENKKNKAFAEWVPNIPEEGEYAVYVSYQTLPESVSDAKYTVIHKGGATEFTVNQKIGGGTWVYLGTFSFDKGSNDYGMVILSNESKEKGVVCADAVRFGGGMGNISRGGTLSGLPRYLEGARYYAQWSGMPYSIYGDEKRINDYADDINTRSRMINYLSGGSVYNPKEKGVGIPFEMTMALHSDAGYTSNGTPIGSLGVYTTDFNNSKLHSGISRYASRDLTDIMITQLKSDINSQFDIQWNRRGMWDKNYSETRLPAVPSAILEFLSHQNFTDMTLGHDPNFKFAVGRSIYKSILRFVTSQHDEECVVQPLPASHFAIKFGKKKNTVNLSWKPVEDPLESSAKPHSYIVYTRIGNFGFDNGVVVEGTSYTAKIEPELIYSFKVSSVNKGGESFPSEILSAYKAKKEKERVLIINGFDRISGPAIVNNPDSAGFDLRKDPGVSYKYNISYCGYQTGFDRKNAGKETQGGLGYSGSELEGLKIAGNTFDYSFIHGKAIQATPGFSFVSCSNEAVESGQIKLNDYKIVDYILGLQKEESTTIKLINKRYKTFTPKMKELITRYCHKGGNIMVSGSYVGSDMSSNEDRGFTEDVLKYSFESSMQNRISGNIFGLGRKFTIPREMNEKIYSVPSPDCIVPVSNAFPVFKYVDENRSAGTAYKGDYRTFIMGFPFETIDTDTHRAEIMAGILQFLNGR; this comes from the coding sequence ATGAAGATAAAGTACATTTTATTTCTCCTTTTAATCGTTTTCGCGGTAAAAGGCACAGCACAAGATATAGACAAAAACGTAGAAGAACGTTTAAAAAACTTTTTTGAGAATTACACTTGTTCTACTGCACAAATTGGAAAAACTAATTTAAGCAGCTTTAAGATTGACTATGATGCCAAGAAATTGGATATATATGCTTCGGAAAGTTTTGCTTATCAACCATTTCTTCCCGAAATAGTTGAAGGTATTTATCGCCATATTTCACAGATTCTCCCTGGCCCTGTATGCTATTTTAAAACTACAGTTTACAGTGATGGTAAACCTATCGAAGAACTGATTCCTAACATATACAGAAAAAGAAAGAAAGACAAATCGCGCTTATCGGGAGATATTGATTATAAAGGGACTCCCTGGGTAAATAACATCTCGCACCCTATTGATATTTCACGAGGACTACAAAGCAGACACATTGCGCTTTGGCAAAGTCACGGTAAATATTTCAAAAACGGAAACGGGAATGAGACTATTAACGGGGATGGAAATGGAGCTGGGAAAGGAAACGGCAGTAAAAATGGTGCCGGAGATGGTAAATGGCTATGGCAACGTCCTCGATTATTTTGCACATCCGAAGATTTGTTTACTCAGTCAATAGTAATTCCATATCTAATACCCATGCTTGAGAATGCAGGGGCTAATGTTTTTACACCTCGTGAAAGAGATATTCAGAAAAATGAAGTTATAGTTGACAATGATAATAAACAATCAGAATCATTATACATTGAAGTCAAGAATAGAAAGAGATACTGGAACACAAGCGATATTGCTGGATTTGCACAAAGAAAAAGCAGTTATCAGGATGGAGAAAATCCATTTAAAGATGGAACTATTCGTTATATAAAAACAGAAAACAAAAAGAACAAAGCTTTTGCTGAGTGGGTTCCTAATATTCCTGAAGAGGGAGAATATGCAGTTTATGTATCATACCAGACTTTACCGGAAAGTGTTTCGGACGCAAAATATACTGTAATCCATAAAGGTGGGGCAACTGAATTTACTGTAAACCAGAAGATAGGCGGAGGTACATGGGTTTATCTTGGAACCTTTTCCTTTGATAAAGGATCTAACGACTATGGAATGGTTATTTTGAGTAATGAAAGTAAAGAAAAAGGGGTTGTTTGCGCAGATGCCGTCCGCTTTGGCGGCGGTATGGGCAATATTTCTCGTGGAGGAACATTAAGCGGCTTACCTCGCTACCTGGAAGGAGCCCGATATTATGCACAGTGGTCAGGAATGCCTTATTCTATTTATGGAGACGAAAAACGAATAAATGATTATGCTGATGATATAAACACCCGCTCACGGATGATTAATTACTTATCTGGCGGTTCGGTTTATAATCCAAAAGAAAAAGGGGTTGGAATTCCTTTTGAAATGACAATGGCTTTACACAGTGATGCCGGATATACGTCTAATGGCACACCCATAGGCTCTCTCGGAGTATACACAACAGACTTTAATAACAGCAAATTGCATTCGGGAATTTCTCGTTATGCATCCAGAGATCTGACTGATATAATGATTACTCAGCTAAAGTCGGACATAAATTCACAGTTCGACATTCAGTGGAACCGCAGAGGAATGTGGGATAAAAACTACAGCGAAACCAGACTTCCGGCTGTGCCTTCTGCAATACTTGAATTTCTATCTCATCAGAACTTTACTGATATGACACTCGGACACGATCCGAACTTTAAGTTTGCAGTGGGACGCTCTATTTATAAATCAATTCTTCGGTTTGTAACTTCGCAACACGATGAAGAATGTGTAGTGCAACCCTTACCTGCGAGTCATTTTGCTATAAAGTTCGGGAAAAAGAAGAATACAGTAAATCTTTCATGGAAACCCGTGGAAGATCCTCTCGAGTCATCAGCAAAACCGCATAGTTATATTGTTTATACCCGCATAGGTAATTTCGGATTCGACAATGGTGTGGTTGTAGAAGGAACATCATATACTGCTAAAATAGAGCCCGAACTGATCTATAGTTTTAAGGTATCCTCAGTAAATAAAGGGGGTGAAAGCTTCCCTTCCGAAATTCTTTCAGCCTACAAAGCTAAAAAAGAAAAAGAAAGAGTTCTGATTATCAATGGATTTGATAGAATAAGCGGTCCGGCTATAGTAAACAATCCAGATTCTGCTGGGTTCGATCTTAGAAAAGATCCGGGAGTATCTTACAAATACAACATTTCATACTGTGGATATCAAACTGGATTTGATCGTAAGAATGCGGGTAAAGAAACTCAGGGAGGATTAGGATACAGCGGTAGCGAGCTTGAAGGATTAAAAATAGCGGGAAACACATTCGACTATTCTTTTATACATGGAAAAGCAATTCAGGCTACTCCTGGATTTTCGTTTGTTTCATGCAGTAACGAAGCGGTAGAAAGTGGTCAGATAAAGCTAAACGATTATAAGATTGTTGATTATATTCTAGGGTTACAAAAAGAAGAGTCTACTACTATCAAGTTAATCAACAAAAGGTATAAGACTTTCACTCCTAAAATGAAAGAGCTCATTACCAGATACTGCCATAAAGGAGGTAATATAATGGTGAGTGGTTCCTACGTTGGTAGTGATATGAGTTCAAATGAAGACAGAGGTTTCACAGAAGACGTACTTAAATACAGCTTTGAAAGCAGCATGCAAAACAGAATATCCGGAAATATCTTTGGACTGGGACGTAAATTTACAATACCAAGAGAAATGAATGAAAAAATTTACTCGGTTCCGTCGCCCGATTGTATTGTTCCGGTCTCAAATGCTTTTCCTGTATTTAAATATGTAGATGAAAACAGAAGTGCAGGTACTGCCTACAAAGGTGATTATCGGACGTTTATAATGGGATTTCCTTTTGAAACAATCGATACAGATACTCATCGGGCAGAAATCATGGCAGGAATACTTCAGTTTTTAAATGGAAGATAG
- a CDS encoding YgiQ family radical SAM protein — MKEYRLTDWLPTTKKEVELRGWNEVDVILFSGDAYIDHPSFGAAVIGRILEADGLKVAIIPQPNWRDDLRDFKKLGRPRLFFGIAPGCMDSMVNHYTANRRLRSDDAYTPDGRADMRPDYPTIVYTQILKKLYPDVPVVLGGIEASMRRLTHYDYWQDKLHKSILIDSGADILIYGMGEKPITELCRQMQKDIPFHKITEIPQTVYITSKGDTPKGEKENDIFLHSHEECLKDKKKQAENFRHIEEESNKMEASRILQAVDDKVVVVNPPYPPMTEAELDRSFDLPYTRLPHPKYKGKRIPAFDMIKFSVNIHRGCFGGCAFCTISAHQGKFIVSRSKDSILKEVKQIVDQPDFKGYLSDLGGPSANMYRMGGKDLKICRKCKRPSCIHPKVCPNLNTDHRPLLDIYHSVDAIKGIKKSFIGSGVRYDLLQYDSKDPEINRSTVEYTRELIAKHVSGRLKVAPEHTSDKVLNFMRKPSFSQFQQFKRTFDKLNKELNMKQQLIPYFISSHPGCKEEDMAELAVITKNLDFHLEQVQDFTPTPMTVSTEAYYTGYHPYTLEPIFTAHNPKEKLAQRQFFFWYQREYKNQIINELRKLGRKDLIDKLYGK; from the coding sequence ATGAAAGAGTACAGATTAACAGATTGGCTGCCTACCACAAAAAAAGAAGTGGAGCTACGTGGATGGAATGAAGTAGACGTAATCCTTTTTTCCGGGGATGCTTATATTGATCATCCTTCGTTCGGAGCGGCAGTTATCGGACGTATTCTTGAAGCTGATGGGCTTAAGGTAGCAATTATTCCTCAGCCCAACTGGCGTGATGATCTCAGGGATTTTAAAAAGCTGGGACGTCCTCGTCTATTTTTTGGTATCGCTCCAGGATGCATGGACTCGATGGTAAATCATTATACAGCCAACCGCCGACTAAGATCGGATGATGCTTATACTCCTGATGGTCGTGCTGATATGCGCCCCGACTATCCAACGATTGTCTATACTCAAATTCTAAAAAAGCTATATCCTGATGTTCCTGTAGTATTGGGAGGTATTGAAGCATCCATGCGCCGACTTACTCATTATGATTACTGGCAGGATAAACTACATAAAAGTATCTTAATAGACTCTGGTGCCGATATTTTGATATATGGAATGGGTGAAAAACCTATTACTGAGCTTTGTCGGCAAATGCAGAAAGATATCCCGTTTCATAAAATAACAGAGATTCCACAAACGGTATACATTACATCAAAAGGTGATACCCCCAAAGGGGAAAAAGAAAACGATATTTTCCTCCATTCTCACGAAGAGTGTCTGAAAGATAAAAAGAAACAAGCGGAAAACTTTCGTCATATTGAAGAAGAAAGCAATAAGATGGAAGCTTCACGCATACTGCAAGCTGTTGATGATAAAGTGGTAGTTGTTAATCCACCCTACCCTCCTATGACGGAAGCAGAGCTGGACCGATCTTTTGATTTACCATATACCCGTCTTCCTCATCCTAAATATAAAGGGAAAAGAATTCCGGCTTTTGATATGATTAAATTTTCTGTTAATATCCATCGGGGATGTTTTGGAGGATGTGCTTTCTGTACCATTTCTGCTCATCAGGGAAAGTTTATTGTTTCACGCAGTAAAGACTCTATTTTAAAGGAAGTAAAACAGATTGTAGATCAGCCGGACTTCAAAGGATACCTTAGTGATCTTGGCGGACCATCTGCTAATATGTATCGCATGGGCGGAAAGGATCTTAAGATTTGCAGAAAGTGCAAGCGTCCTTCTTGCATTCATCCCAAAGTATGTCCTAACTTAAATACGGATCATCGTCCACTGCTTGATATTTATCATTCAGTAGATGCGATTAAAGGAATAAAGAAATCATTTATTGGTAGCGGAGTACGTTATGACTTATTACAGTATGATAGTAAGGACCCGGAAATAAACCGTTCTACTGTTGAGTATACCCGCGAGCTAATTGCTAAGCATGTTAGCGGACGACTCAAGGTGGCTCCGGAACATACTTCCGACAAAGTGCTCAACTTTATGCGAAAGCCCTCTTTCTCACAGTTTCAACAGTTCAAGAGAACCTTTGATAAGCTGAACAAGGAACTAAACATGAAACAGCAGCTGATTCCATATTTCATATCCTCTCACCCGGGATGTAAGGAAGAGGATATGGCTGAGCTGGCTGTTATTACCAAGAACCTGGATTTCCATTTGGAGCAGGTGCAGGACTTTACTCCTACTCCTATGACTGTTTCTACCGAAGCTTATTATACCGGATATCATCCGTACACTTTGGAACCAATTTTCACAGCCCATAATCCGAAAGAAAAATTAGCCCAACGCCAGTTCTTCTTCTGGTATCAGCGCGAATATAAAAATCAGATTATTAATGAACTGAGAAAGCTAGGACGAAAAGATTTAATAGACAAGTTATACGGAAAATAA
- the mfd gene encoding transcription-repair coupling factor — protein sequence MNISELQSLYAKHPGIGATAKLLEESSVKKIFLGGLCASSAALIFSTLLKSSKKSFVFILGDLEEAGYFYHDLTQINGADKILFFPSSYRRAIKYGQKDAANEILRTEVLSRLQKTEEPLCVVTYPDALAEKVVSRNELTDKTLKLQVGEQVDTGFITEVLYNYGFERVDYVYEPGQYAVRGSIIDVFSFSSEYPYRIDFFGDEVESIRSFEVDTQLSKEKKTNISIVPELTKGVGEEVSFLDFIPEETILGTKDFLWLRERIQAVHDEALSPQAIIAQEQDGQEYVNLEQKLIDGSEFTVRALDFHRIEFGNKPTGTPEAKVDFDFSAQPIFHKNFDLVSSSLKSYLEQNYQIYILSDSAKQTDRIKAIFDDRNDHIPFIAVDKTIHEGFVDNTLRCCFFTDHQIFDRFHKYNLKSDNARSGKVALTLKELNQFQVGDYVVHTDHGVGKFAGLIRIPNGNTSQEVIKLVYQNEDVVFVSIHSLHKVSKYKGKEGEPPRLNKLGTGAWEKLKDRTKSKIKDIARDLIKLYSQRKDEKGFSFSPDSFLQHELEASFIYEDTPDQLKTTQDVKSDMEREMPMDRLVCGDVGFGKTEIAVRAAFKAATDNKQVAVLVPTTVLALQHYKTFSERLKDFPCRVDYLSRARKPNEVKNILNDLKDGKIGVLIGTHKIIGKQIKFKDLGLLIVDEEQKFGVSVKEKLRQLKVNVDTLTMTATPIPRTLQFSLMGARDLSVISTPPPNRYPIQTEVHTFNEDIIGEAINFEMSRNGQVFLVNNRIQNIYELEGLIHRLVPDARICVGHGQMEPEKLEKIILDFINYDYDILIATSIIESGIDIPNVNTIIINNAQNFGLSDLHQLRGRVGRGNKKAFCYLLAPPLSSLTTEAKRRLQAIENFSDLGSGIHIAMQDLDIRGAGNMLGAEQSGFIADLGYETYQKILNEAVHELKTDEFAELYAEELAVGEEKISGEGFVQECMVESDLELLFPDEYIPSSSERMLLYRELDSMETDQEVLDFQYRLEDRFGKIPKEGLELMRIVRLRRFAKKLGVEKVFLKAGKMTLFFVNNPESPYYQSEAFDKVITYLQKYSRNCQLREQHNRRSMIIKNIDDVETAAGILSEMYVM from the coding sequence ATGAATATATCAGAATTGCAAAGCTTATATGCCAAGCATCCCGGGATTGGGGCTACGGCAAAGCTGCTTGAAGAATCCTCGGTAAAGAAGATTTTTCTGGGGGGGCTTTGTGCCTCTTCTGCAGCTCTTATTTTTTCCACTCTTCTTAAAAGTAGCAAAAAATCGTTTGTTTTTATTTTAGGTGACCTCGAGGAAGCAGGATATTTTTATCATGATCTTACTCAGATAAACGGGGCAGATAAGATTTTGTTCTTTCCTTCATCTTATCGTAGAGCAATAAAGTACGGACAAAAGGATGCTGCCAATGAGATTCTACGTACAGAAGTGCTGAGCCGTTTGCAAAAAACGGAAGAACCTTTGTGTGTAGTGACTTATCCGGATGCGTTGGCCGAAAAAGTTGTTTCGCGTAATGAACTCACCGATAAGACATTGAAACTGCAGGTTGGCGAACAAGTTGATACTGGATTCATTACGGAAGTTCTGTATAATTACGGTTTTGAACGTGTGGATTATGTTTACGAGCCCGGACAATATGCTGTGCGTGGAAGTATTATTGATGTGTTTTCTTTTTCATCAGAATATCCTTATCGTATAGATTTCTTTGGAGATGAAGTAGAAAGTATCAGAAGCTTTGAAGTTGATACTCAGCTATCCAAAGAAAAGAAGACTAATATTTCTATTGTGCCCGAACTTACAAAAGGAGTAGGTGAGGAGGTCTCTTTCCTAGACTTTATACCGGAAGAAACAATTCTTGGAACCAAAGATTTCTTGTGGTTACGCGAACGGATTCAGGCTGTACACGATGAGGCTCTTTCTCCACAGGCTATAATTGCACAGGAACAAGATGGGCAGGAATATGTGAATCTGGAACAAAAGCTGATTGATGGTTCTGAATTTACTGTCCGTGCTTTAGATTTTCATCGCATTGAGTTTGGTAATAAACCAACCGGAACTCCTGAGGCTAAGGTGGATTTTGATTTCTCTGCACAGCCTATTTTTCATAAGAACTTTGATTTGGTAAGTAGTTCGCTGAAGAGTTATCTGGAGCAGAACTATCAGATTTATATATTGTCGGACAGTGCAAAGCAAACGGATCGTATCAAGGCTATTTTTGATGACCGGAACGATCATATTCCTTTTATAGCAGTAGATAAAACTATTCATGAGGGATTTGTTGATAATACGTTGCGCTGCTGTTTCTTTACCGATCATCAGATATTCGACCGTTTTCATAAGTATAACTTAAAGAGTGACAATGCCAGAAGTGGTAAGGTGGCTCTTACATTAAAGGAACTGAACCAGTTTCAGGTTGGCGATTATGTGGTACATACTGACCATGGAGTAGGTAAATTCGCCGGATTAATAAGGATTCCAAATGGAAACACCTCTCAGGAAGTAATCAAATTGGTTTATCAGAACGAGGATGTAGTCTTTGTTAGTATCCATTCTTTGCATAAGGTATCTAAATATAAAGGTAAGGAAGGGGAACCTCCTCGCTTAAACAAACTGGGAACCGGTGCATGGGAAAAACTGAAAGATAGAACTAAATCGAAAATAAAGGATATAGCCCGTGATTTGATTAAACTTTATTCTCAACGGAAAGATGAAAAAGGCTTTAGTTTTAGCCCCGATTCATTCCTGCAACACGAACTTGAAGCTTCATTTATTTATGAAGATACACCCGATCAGCTGAAAACTACACAAGACGTGAAGTCGGATATGGAGCGTGAAATGCCGATGGATCGCCTGGTATGTGGGGATGTTGGTTTTGGAAAAACAGAGATTGCTGTTCGCGCTGCATTTAAAGCTGCTACGGATAATAAGCAAGTAGCGGTTTTGGTGCCGACTACTGTTTTGGCTTTACAACATTACAAAACATTTAGTGAACGTTTAAAGGATTTTCCTTGCAGAGTAGACTATCTGAGTCGTGCCCGTAAACCGAATGAAGTGAAAAATATACTGAACGACCTCAAAGACGGGAAGATTGGTGTGCTGATTGGCACACACAAAATTATTGGCAAACAGATAAAGTTTAAAGATCTTGGATTGTTAATCGTTGACGAAGAACAAAAGTTTGGAGTGTCTGTGAAAGAGAAACTCAGACAATTAAAGGTAAATGTGGATACGCTGACTATGACGGCAACACCTATTCCTAGAACTTTGCAGTTCTCATTGATGGGTGCTCGCGATCTTTCGGTTATCAGTACTCCACCGCCTAACCGATACCCTATACAGACAGAAGTTCATACTTTCAATGAAGATATTATTGGTGAGGCAATTAATTTTGAAATGAGTAGGAATGGTCAGGTTTTTCTCGTGAATAACCGTATTCAGAATATCTATGAACTGGAAGGCTTGATTCATCGCTTGGTTCCGGATGCCCGCATTTGCGTGGGACATGGACAGATGGAACCTGAAAAACTGGAAAAAATAATTCTTGATTTTATTAATTACGACTATGATATATTGATAGCAACTTCAATTATTGAAAGTGGTATTGATATTCCTAATGTAAATACTATCATTATTAACAATGCACAGAACTTTGGCTTGAGTGATCTTCACCAGTTGCGTGGTCGTGTGGGACGAGGAAACAAAAAGGCATTCTGTTACTTACTGGCACCGCCGCTTAGCAGTCTCACTACCGAAGCCAAGCGCCGTTTGCAGGCTATTGAAAACTTTAGTGATCTTGGCAGTGGTATTCATATTGCCATGCAGGATCTTGATATTCGTGGTGCCGGAAATATGTTGGGTGCTGAGCAAAGCGGTTTCATTGCCGATTTGGGATATGAAACCTATCAAAAGATTTTGAATGAAGCTGTGCATGAGCTGAAGACAGATGAGTTTGCTGAACTTTATGCTGAGGAGCTTGCTGTCGGAGAAGAAAAGATAAGCGGAGAGGGCTTTGTGCAGGAATGTATGGTAGAAAGTGATTTGGAATTACTTTTCCCGGACGAATATATTCCTAGCAGTAGCGAAAGAATGTTGCTTTACCGTGAACTGGATAGTATGGAAACGGATCAGGAGGTGCTGGATTTCCAATATCGCCTGGAGGATCGTTTTGGCAAAATACCAAAAGAAGGGCTTGAACTGATGCGTATAGTTCGTCTTCGCCGTTTTGCAAAGAAATTAGGAGTAGAAAAAGTATTCCTGAAAGCAGGAAAAATGACGCTTTTCTTTGTTAATAATCCAGAGTCGCCATACTATCAATCGGAAGCTTTCGATAAGGTGATTACTTACTTGCAGAAATATTCGCGTAACTGTCAGTTGCGTGAGCAACATAATCGCAGAAGTATGATTATAAAGAACATCGATGATGTAGAAACAGCTGCCGGCATTCTTAGCGAGATGTATGTTATGTAA